ATTAAACTTGAAAAATTCAAGCATACAAACGTGAACAAGAACCCAAATACATAAGCCTAATACTAGATAGAAATAACCCCAGTATAACACCACGAAAAACATGTTCCCTTATTCAAGACAACACTAAACACACTTCCGACAAAAAACCCAAACAAACCCTAAATTCAAAACCTTCCACCTACTCATACTCAAAAAACGCCACAAATCATAAACAACACCAATCAAATTAACAAAAAACCCCAAAACCCTAAGCGAACAGCCCTAAAATGCTCAAAAAAGTAAACACCAAAAAACTCAACCCCACCACGCAAAACACCAAAACCCCCACTAACCCTACACAACAAACCCCTATTACAAAAACCACGATTAGCCAAAGTAAGAGAACCAGGAGAAAAAGGAACCCCAGAATCAGGAACACTAGCCCTAGTAACGAAAACCATCAAACTACGAGAAGAAACAACCACAAAAACCTTACCACCAAACCAAGAATAACCCCTCTTCTTCCCCCAATCACCCTCAAACCTCCTACTACTCAAACTCCCCTTAAAACGAGAAAGCAACTTACTCCTCCTCTCCTCATCCAAACTCATGAGCGTCTCAAAAACATCTCGTTCTGGGACAATCTCCTTCAAGTCCAATACTAGCTTTTCCACTTGTGTCTCTTTGCTTTTAACCCCATGTGGTAATTCCATTATGAAGCTGTCTATTATGTCCACGTTTTCCCTAAATTTTTCCTTTGCTATTAGGTTGTGTGTTGGTAGTTGGTTTTCCTCTAGTCTGTCGTTTAGTTTTATGTGGATTAGTAGTTTGTTTGCTTTTTCTAGGTTTTGTTTTGTGAACCAGTGTATTGCTGATTTTGATGGTATTTTCTCCACTCCTAGGAAGTGTTGTATTATAGCGTTTGCTAGTCCTATTAGTTCTCTGTAGGATGTTGTGTATACTATCATGATGATGAGGAGTTTGAAGTATAGTATTGTCTTATATCTTTGTGTTTTCATACTAGAGAATGTCTTCTCTATTACATCCCTTAAGTCGTTTTCTATTAGGGGTTTTATTTGCAAAAGGAATAAATCTTTGGAACTCATGTGTTGCTTTTGGGGGAAGTGGTTCGTTCAAGTGGTTTAACTTGTCTCCCATAGTATTACTTGAGTCACTTCCCCCATAAGTATTACCCACTTTATTCTACTTGGAATTTATAGAAGTTCTTACATCAATTATTAATTTGATTAAATTGCATTTTTAAACTATATTGCATAAATTGTGGATTGGACACCGTCACGTTATTGTAGTTATAGCGTTAAGTAATAAATTCTTATACAAGAGAATATAAAAAGTAACATAAATTTCAAAAAATTCATAAAAGCAATGTTAACAGCATAATGATAAAACCGCGTTATATCTTTGATATGTAAGGATTATATAACCTTGTTACCTTTAGTGAACCTTCTTCTTAAAAACCAAACCTTTTTGTGTCACATTGTACTCCACACTATCTAAACCTAACAATATCGACCTAATTGTGATAGAGTTTAATAACACATTAGTTGGTGTAATGTCCTGTTTCAACCTAACTACTATTTCTTCTACAGTAGCTTCGTTAATGGATAAAATATCTAGGATTTTCTTTGTTAATTTCTCAGCATACTGAATGTTATTATCTAATAGAGCCATCATCTTATTTTTATTGGTGTAAACTGGACCATGGCTTATTACTACATTATCAACAGTTTTCATTAGTTCTTTGATTTTATCTAAAGTCTCCATTGCAGCCCAGAAATCGGTATAAAATGGTACTGAAAAACTCTCTAATAGCTTATCACCAAAAAACGCATCACCAGCATACAAAACATTTCCAACTATATATCCGCTATGGCCTGGAGTATGACCAGTCAATTTTATAATTTCTATTTCCGAATCTCGAACATTATTATCCAATGATTCTAGGTTTTCTTTTACGTAATCAAATGTAAAGATTTCTGATTCCCGTGAGCTACATTCATAAATCATCGCTCTTCTTCCCATTAAAGTTAATGCCCAGTAATCTTCTATCGGAAGATATCTTATTTTCGCATCTTTTCTCAGCAGTCCTGCTATATGATCTGCATGACCATGTGTAGCTAACTGAATCTCAGCCTTTATATCTAAAGAAGAATTTTTCCCTCCAAGATCTATTACAACTCTGTTATCGTAAACCATTGTATTTGGACTCCCGGTGATAATCGAGACATCTTTAGTGAGCTTCACTGTAGGCATACTTATTCTTATTTTACACACATCCTTATTAGATTTATTTAATCTTTACATCTTTATGGAAAAGATTAATTTACCTACCTTTCGTAAAGATAATATATGTCAACTTTAAAACCAATGCTATTAGGTAATCTTAAACGGGCTCTTTTAGGTCTTGGAGTTAGAAAATTACCACTTATCGCAGGACATAAGCTCCTGTATACTTGTAATCTCAGATGTAGAATGTGCCCATTTTGGAGACGGAAAGATGAAAAGCTACTATCCTTAGAAGAGGAGATCTTAATGTTGAAGTCTTTAGAGAGGGCAGGAGTTCTATTCATGGGGTTTGAAGGAGGAGAGCCACTGTTAAGGAAGGACTTGGAGCAAATACTGGAAGAGTCCTATAAGCGATTTTACACCTCTTTAGTAACTAATGGATGGTTATTAAAGGATAGAGTAAAAAGGATAAGTGAGTATCTAGATTATCTTTTCGTTTCAATTGATGGAATAGGTGAGGTTCACGATAAAATTAGAGGAATTTCTGGCTCTTTTGAGAAAGCAATAGAGGGTATAAAGGAAGCTAAAAAGTATTTACCTGTATCAATCAGTTTCACAATAACAAGAGAAAATATGGATCAAGTAAAAGATGTAATAGAACTTTCAAAGAAACTTGATGTTAAAATTAGCATACAAGTAGAATATGATTACACTACTGCTGAGAAATTAAGTCCAGACAAAAAGAGGCTTTATCAAGTATTAAAGCTCATTATTGAGCTAAAAAAGAGAGGGTACCCAATAATTGAATCAGTAGATTATTTCGAAGCTATAATTAATTCTTGGTATAATAATATACCTTGGAAATGTAAACCTTGGCTAACCATAAATGTTGATCCACAGGGTAAGATAGTTTTGCCATGTTACGTGCTAAATGAATATAGTGGGAACTACAAGGTATGGGAAGTAGATATAGTTAAATTATGGAATAGTTATCCGTGGAGTGAGTATGAAAGTTGTAATAAATGTGCGCTAGCTTGTTATTTAGAACCATCATTATTCAAATGGTCTAACAGTGAAATGGTAAAGGAAAAAATCATAGAGAATATAGGTAATTATATATACAATGCAATGCCTATTAAATTTTTATTAGGAGGTAAATAAAATATATATTATTTAGAAGAAGATGTTTTGTTACAAGTTAGTATATTTTGATGATAAGTACTTCATGTATATATATGATGGAGATAAGGTGATAGGATTAGTACCACTTGATAAGAATCAATCTACCTCACTAGCTAAGGTGAAGGAATATGAGGAAAGATTCGGTTGGAAAAAATGTTGAAAAATTGAAGCATTGTAAAACCTCGAAAATCATTCACTATTTAACTTCACTTTGATTATTATTCAATTAAGGAGTTAGACTTTGCTAGTAATTTACCGATACGCTATAAACCAATAACCTTCTAATCTCATATTGATGAATTGGTCAGCTTATTAGGGACGTCAATAGTGACGAATCACACGAATTCGTAAAGCGAATTAATCAGCCTACTAGTATCAGTGCCCCTATTCTTGAATCTTCTTTCTGCTAAAGTTCACAATTTGTTAGATGAAAATTAGCAGTAGATATTCCTAACTCAACTCATTAGTACTGAGAACTAGTTTAATCGTGTGAATGTTATAAAACTTTAACTATCTATTTTCTCTCCTTCCGTTTTAAGAAAGTTGTCGAAAGTATTTTTAAATACTTCATAAGCTTCATCCGAATACAAAACTACCAATACCTTACCTAAGGTTTTAGGTCTATACGAATTTAGAACCTTAGCCATTATAATTGCGCATGTCTCATAGGGATAACCATAGATTCCAGTTGATATTGCAGGGAGTGCTATACTAGAAAGATTTAATTCATCAGCTTTTTCTAGAGATCTTCTAATAGCTGACTCTAACTTATCATCAGTTTCAACACCATATCTAGGACCCACCGCATGAATTATGTACTTTGCCTTTAATTTTCCTGCCGTCGTAACTGCGACATCACCCACTGGTACTGGACCGTACTTCTTTACGTACTCATCACTCTCCTTTTGAATTACGTATCCGCCCTTTTTTACTATTGCATATGCAACACCGCCACCATGTTGGAGATAAGAATTCGCAGCGTTAACTATTGCATCAGCTTCAATCTCTGTAATGTCACCCTTTATTACATGAACTTCAAGCCCATTCTTGAGCTTATACATTTTAGTTAATTCTTGTAGAAATTACTTATAAATTATCACGTTCTCGCTAGTATTACTTGTATTAGACATTATCACTTTCGTATTTAACTTACGTTGCGAACATGTTAAAGATCATAGTTAACCATTCTACGCAGTGTTTAATAATTATACTTAAATACTTTGGCTTAAGTAGAATAATATGTGGATAAACTATCCAATACTGCGATAATTCTGATAGGACATGGCTCTAGACGAGAAACTTATAATGCCGATATAGAAAGCATGATAAATTACTTGAAGGGAAATATAGGTATACCAATATATCTAACTTATAATGAGTTTTCTAACCCAGATTGGAGATTTCTCTTAAATGAAATTGTGAATAAGGGATATGAGAAAATAGTAATAGGTTTAGTATTCTTAGGGAGAGGAAATCACGTATTCAGAGATATATTGGAATACGTAAAGATAACAAGATTGAATAAATGGGAAAGAACTAAAATAAATGGGAAAGAAGTAGACTTATATATTACTGAACCTTTAGCTTCCTCACCATTAGTAATGCTCTCATTATATTATAGATTAGCTAGGGCACTCGGCATATTTCCTAGTTTAGATAATACAATAGAGGATCCATATGAGATTGAAGAGAGAAGCATGAATTCAATTTTATCATCCTTAAATATCAATGACGAGAGAGAAAAGAGAATAATAGCTAAAGCAGTTTTTGCTTCAGGAAATCCTGAAATTGTTAAATATATTAAGATAAATAATTTAGATATAGGAATAGAAGCGATAAAAGCTGAGAGTGAAATTGTAACTGATGTAAAAATGGTATCTGCTGGAATCAGATGGAAGAAAGTTACTTGCATGATAGATAACGAGAGAGTAAAGGAGCTCTCAAATAAGTTTAAGATAACTAGAGCTGCTGCTGCAATGAGACTATCGCTAGATAAAGGCGGAAAAGTAGTAGTAGTTGGAAACGCTCCCACTGCACTCATTGAAGCAATTAAAATGGTAAGAGAAGGAATTGATATACCGTTTATAGTTGCGACTCCACCCGGTTTTACAAACGCTAAAGAAGCAAAAGAGGCGTTAATAAAGAGTAAAATTCCCTCTGTAACCGTAACTGGCACCTATGGTGGAAGCGGAATAGCTGTAGCAATTATTAATGAGATAATTAAGATGGCATTGGAGGGTTAAAAATGGGAAAGTTATATATTGTTGGGATAGGACCTGGTTCTAAAGAACAGAGAACAATAAAAGCACAGAAAATCTTAGAAGATTCAAATGTGATAATTGGATATAATACTTATTTGAGATTGATATCCGATGTGTTGAATGATAAAAAAGAAATAATAGGGGCTAGAATGAGAGAGGAGATCTTCAGAGCAAATACCGCTATAGAAAAAGCCTTAGACTCCAAGAATACTGTAGCATTAGTGTCAAGCGGAGATCCTCAAGTCTATGGAATGGCAGGCTTAGTTTTTGATTTAATAGCTAGAAGAAACTTAGACTTAGACGTTGAGGTGATACCGGGCGTTACTGCTGCACTGGCAGCGGCAGCTAGACTAGGCAGTCCCCTCTCTCTAGATTTCGTAGTAATAAGTTTGAGCGATTTGTTAATCCCTAGAGACGAGATCCTACATAAGGTAACAAAAGCTGCGGAAGCTGACTTTGTTATAGCATTTTATAACTTAATTAATGAGAGATTGTTAGTTGAAGCAATGGATATAGTTTCCAAATATAGGAAACCAGATACGCCAGTAGGGTTGGTTAAAAGCGCTTATAGAGACAATGAAAGTATTGTAATTACAACACTATCCTCATGGAAAGAACACATGGAAGAAATAAGTATGACGACAACTATGATTATAGGAAATTCTCTCACATATCGTTATAAAAATTATATGATAACACCTAGGGGATATGAGAGGAAATATGAACTATGATAATAAACTCCTTGAAGAGATTTGGAATAACCACGGGGGCAGCTGCAGCAGCTGCGTCAAAGGCAGCGGTAATCGGATTGCTGAATAACGAGAGACCAAAAACGGTGGTTATACCAACACCTATAGGGCTAAGATTGGAAATTCCAGTAGAAAAAGTAGAAATACATGAAACTGTTTCGTGTTCAGAAGTTAGAAAGTTTTCTGGTGATAATCCAGATATATTAGATGGATTAGTGATAAGATCTTGTGTTAAATTAAGAGATGATAATGAAATTATAATAATCGGTGGTAAAGGTGTTGGAAAAGTTACTAGGAGTGGGCTAAAGGGAACCATAGGTGATACAGCTATTAGCCCAACTGTGAGAGATATGATAGTAAATGCTATAAGGGAAATTTCAGATAAGGGATTTCAAGTCGTAATCGAAGTTCCAAATGGAGAAATCATAGCAGAAAAAACATTAAATAAACTAGTAGGAATAGTAGATGGAATTTCAATACTGGGTACCACTGGTATTGAAACACCGGTTAGCGATGAGGATTACTTAGAACATATTAAGTGCGAATTAAACGTAATTAGACAGAACTATGATTACGTTGTAATATCACCAGGAAACTTAGCTTCTAACTTTGCGTCAAGGCTATTCGATAGTAATAGCATAATAAAAGTGGGAGATAGAATAGGAGAATCAATAAAACTTGCATCAGTATTTTTTAAAAGAATAGTATTGGCTGGATTACCTGCAAAATTACTTAAAGTTTACGCAGGAATATTTAATACTCATTACACACAAGGCGATGCAAGAATAGAGTCACTAACGCATGCATCGGTAATTGCAGGACTTCCTTATGAGATATTAGTTAAGATAGCTAATTCGTTATCAGTGGAAGAAGCGTTCACTTATATGACAAAGGAACAGAGAAAAAAGGTCATGAGTATAGTAGGTGAGAAAATTCAATCTAGAATTAAAAATCTTCAACAAGATATTAATTTTTGTGTAATTATTTTCGACTATGATGGAGAGATTTTAAGCAGGGTGGGTTGCTAAATGGAATGGAACTATGTTGTTCCGGGTATACCAGATAGTTATTTTGAAAGAGATGAGGAAATACCTATGACAAAGGAAGAGATAAGGGCTTTAGCACTATCAAAACTGAGAATAAGGAGAGGAGATACGTTCTTAGACATCGGTTGTGGAACGGGAAGTGTTACTATAGAAGCCTCGCTATTAGTTGGTAATAATGGCAAGGTTTATGGTATAGATAAGGACGAAAAGGCAATTACACTAACAAGGAAGAACGCGGAGAAATTTGGCTTAAATAATATAGTGCTAGTTAAAGGTGAAGCCCCAGACATTTTATTCACATTAGATAAGAAGTTCGACAGAATTTTCATTGGAGGAGGATCTGAAAAAATAAGCGAAATAATAGGCGCTTCTTGGGAATTGCTAAAGGAAAATGGAAGAATAGTAATAGATGCGATACTATTAGAGACTGTTAACAAGGCAATTAATGCTATGGAAATTATGGGATTTCAAAACGTTGAAGTTACTGAAGTAATAATTGCAAAAGGAATGAGAACAAAAATGGGGACTGCCATGCTTTCTCGAAATCCAATTTTTATAATTTCAGGTGATAAAATATGAAATTATATGTAATTGGATTAGGTCCCGGAGACGAAAATCTAATAACCGTGAGGGGTGCTGAAATTCTAAAGAAAGTCAAAATTATTTTCATACCATATTCTACGGGAACCAATAGAAGCCTAGCAGAAAATATAGTGAGAAAATACGCTGATAAGGAAACTAGATTAGTCCTTTTAGGATTTCCAATGTCGAGGAAAGTGGAAGATGAAGAGCTTAAAAAGATAGGTGAGAGAATCTGTAGTGAAATTAAGGAGGATTCGGCATTTGTAACATTAGGTGACCCAACATTATATAGTACTTTCTTCAGAGCGAAGGATAAATTACCTTGCAGAGTTGATATAGAAGTCATTCCAGGTGTAAGTTCCATAACTGCTTGTGCGTCAAAAGCCTTAATATCTCTCGCTAACGGTGAAGATTCAATAGCTATAATTCCAGCATCTAGGTTAGATCAGATTGAAAAGGCTAAGGAAATATTCGAGACTCTCATAATACTCAAAACTAATGAAAACATTAAGGAAATAGTTAATATGCTTAATAAAACCCATTTTTTAATTTATGCTAGAAGATGTTTTATGGATGACGAAAAACTAGTTAAACTTAATGATGAAACCATTAACGATAAAGACTATTTCTCTATGATAATAGCTATAAGGAAGGAAAGGTGATCTAATGGTTGGAAAGGTTATATTCATAGGAGCTGGTCCAGGAGATCCAGAATTAATAACGATAAAAGCCAAAAAATACATAGAAACTGCAGATGCTATAGTGTATGCTGGCTCCCTCATAAACCCGGAAATATTAAAATGGGCTCGAAAAGATGCTGAGATATATAATAGTGCACCACTTACATTAAACGAAATAGTAGAAATAATGGTAAGAAAAGCTAGTGAGGGAAAACTGGTTGCTAGACTTAAGTCTGGTGATTCATCTATTTATGGCGCGTTACTCGAAGAGATGTGGGCATTAGACGCAGCAGGTATTCCATATGAAGTTGTACCTGGCATTACTGCAGCAATTGCTGCTGCATCTGTAATACCTACTGAACTAACTATACCTAAATTGGCCCAAACAGTGATAATAACTAGGGCTTCTTTAAGGGTTCCAATGCAGGGTTCGATAAAAGATTTCGCAAAAATGGTAAAAATAGGTGCTACAATGGTAATCTACACTGGAATACATATTATTGATAGAGTGGTCAAGGAGTTAAAAGAAGGAGGATTAACTGATGATACTCCAGTTATAGTGGTATATCGAGCAACTTGGCCAGAACAGAAAATAATCAAAGGAACTTTAGCTGACATAGTGAATAAGGTTAGAGAGGCAAGGATTTATAGAGACTCAGTAATAATAGTTGGACTTACAGCAGATCATGAGCAAATCAAAAACATGGTAAGATCTAGCGTATATGACCCAAAGCATAATCACTCTTATAGACCTTGGAAGATTGAGGAAGATTAAGAATGTTAGAAAATTTATGGAAGGGAATAGCTATAATCTCAGCATCAGATGATGGGTATAATGCAGGAGAAGCCATAAGAGAAAAATTAAAAGAATTCGAGATTCCGGTAGTACATTATAAATACAAAGATGCAGATATTGAGACTATTTGGAAATGTTATGATGCTATAATATTCGTAATGGCTCTGGAGGGGGCCACGAGAATAGTTTGCAGATATGCTAAGTCTAAGACAGACGACCCACCAATTATATGTGTTGACGATAAAATGAATTATGTTATACCTCTATTAGGTGGTCATTGGGGTGCAAATGATATTGCCAGAGAATTAGGCAAAATCTTGAACTCCACACCAATTATAACTACAGCAGCTGAATTAAAAGGTAAGCTAAGTGTAGAGAAAATAGCAAACATCCTAATAGCTAGGATATTAAATCCAGAGACCATAGTGAAGATTAACGCAGCGTTACTCAAGGATGAAGAGATCTGTATAGATGGTATCAATGATGGTATCAATATTAATTTTCCTGAAAATATAAAGGTTAATAGTACTAAATGCAATTATATCATATCACTAGTCAAAAACAGAGAATACGAAGATGATAAGATAGTGGTGAGACTAATGCCGTTAAAAATATCAATAGGTATAGGATCTAAGAAAGATGTAAAATTAGATGAAATCCGTAATGGAATATACAGATTGTTGGAAAGACTTAATTTGAAAGCGGAAAGAATCGGAGTAATAGCGTCAATTCGAGAAGAAGTTAAAGAGTTGGCTGAAGAATTTAACGTTAAATTTAGATTGATAAGCGAAAATGAAATAAACAGTTTCACAAATCCTTGCCTTACACCTCCAAGTAAAACTCTAATTGAAGTAGGTTTAAAAGGAGTAGCTGAAATTTCAGCATTGATAGCTGGAGGAAAGAACTCAAAGTTAATATTAAGGAAAATACCTATAAGTAAAAGCTCTACCATAGCAGTTGCAACTTACGAGGATGAGTGAAAATGGCAGTTTATATAATTGGAGTAGGGCCTGGTGATCCAGAATACCTTACATTGAAAGGTTATAAGACTATCAAAGAAAGCGAAATAGTTGTAGGATGGAAAGCTGTCATTGAGAGGTTCTCTCAAATTTTAGAAGGAAAGAAAATTATTATACTAAATTATAAAGAAGAAAGAGAACAACTGGAGAGAGCAATAGAGATTGCTAAATCACAGGACGTAGCTATTTTAAATCATGGAGATCCTTCAGTATCTGATTGGCAGTTTGTAGAGAAAATTAAGAATTTATGTGAAGATAAAGGCGTAAAAGTCCATATAATATCTGGCGTATCCTCTCTTAACATATTACTAGCTAAACTAGGCCTAGATATGAACTTTGTTGGATTCGTAACCTTACACGTTAGAGGCGACACTTCCAAAATGCTATCGGATATAATAAGTATATTAAAAATGGGCAGGGTTGCCGTGGTAATACCAGAACCTTATAAGGATGGTCCACAAAGAGTAGCAAAATTTCTTTATGAGAATAATTTAAACTGTAGAATTGTTGTCTTCGAGAGACTTACGTATGATGGAGAAAGCGTAAGAGAATATGATAGTGTAGTTTCTTTAATTAATGAAACTTATGGATTCAGTGATCTTGTGATAATGGCCATATTTCTCAAATAGGGAAATAAAGTATGAATATACTCTATATGCTTTAGGAAAACATAGAAATGAAACTTATTTACGAAATTAGAAAAATATTTCTAATCTAACATACTACCTCATTTAGGATAGAAGTCTAGTTTGCTTGAAACTCGTAAAATTTTGTATTTACTGTTGTACAATTAGAGTTAGGCCGACATCATATTCTTTTATTCATTTTTATAATCCTTGATTTAGAATAAGGAGAAAATGTTGTCAATAGGAAATTTCATAAACTTCCCGATTTAACTATAAAAGTTTTCTTCTGCAAATGCTTTTCAGCAAGTACTTAGAATATACATATATGCAAAATGTGGAGTATGTGTTTGAAGACGTGGTTAGAATTTATGATACAGACGCCCAAGGAATAGCACATTATGCGGCATATTACAGGTTTTTTACAAATACAATAGAAAAATTCGTTAAAGAGAAAACTGGAATACCATATCCCATAGTTGACGAGGACTTGTGGTTTGTAATAGCAGAATCGCATGCAGTATACCATAAACCAGTTAAACTAGGTGATAAACTAACAGTACTATTAAGCCCAAAAGTACTGTCAAGTAAGACTGTACGATTTGATTTCAAAATCTTAAAAGATGGTGAATTAACTACTGAGGGTTATGTGATACAAGTTGCAATAAACCCAAAAGTATGGAAATCTGTAGAAATGCCAAAGGATTTGATAAATAAGCTAATGGCATAGGGGATATTAATTTTTAATTATCATTATTTTTATTATTATTATTTTAGCTATTAATATTTACTACGTTATATGGATTAGTACATCTAAGCTATGCTATTATAACCATATCCATTGAAGACGCAAATTGGTCGCGCTCTTGAGATAGAAATTACGATAGAAAAAGGGTTTCTTTAGGATAAATGATTAGTATGTAATTGCCAGGAAAATGGCTGTAACAATCGGCAATGTAAATGAAAGTGAGTAGTTAACTAAATTAACAACTATCAAGAAATTTTATCCTCGGATCGGATATTGAGATATGAATTTAGATCCGTTATACAAGAAAGCGTACCATTTACTAGATGCCTCCAAATTTAATTTTGATAACGGTTTTTATGATATCTCAGCTATAGCAGTTGAGGAATCCCTCTACATATTACTTAACATAACTTTGTTAAAATTAGGGGCAGATATACCATGGTATCTTGATTTTGATGGGCTTTTTAGAGTGATTTTCAGATATACTGGAGATGAGAATATAGGAGAAATAAGGATGAAGAATAAAAATCTCATCAGACTTTTAGATGATATTAAAGTTAGGCTAGGTTATTCTGTGCCAATAGAACTAAGTAAAAATGATGTTAAGGAATTAATAACGTTTGCTGATAAAATATTTGATCTACTCGGGCGGAATTTCCTTAAAAGTCAGAGTTAAATCTATCCCTTTTCTGGTATTAAGATACTTCACTAAGTTCCAAATTACAATGCCCGAAATAAAAGATCCCAACACAAATGACAACGTAATTAAGTTGATACTTGATCCCGTTGAAAAGCCAAACAAGGGATTGGTCCCTGCCTCATATGTTAAGTAGCAGAAGTAAATAGACATTAATATTCCTGCTATTTTCATTAGTTTATTATTATTTCTTAAACCAAAGATCACTGCAGAAATACCAACTGCTAAGAAATATAACATACCAACTATGGACGCTCCATATAAGGATAATGCAGCGTTGATTGAGAATACTGGAATTAGGAGGAATGCTAGGGTTAAAGTCAGATCTAAGATATGCGCATATACGGGAGATCCATGTCTATTTAACTGAGAGAACTTCTCTGGAAATACTCTATCAAAAGAAAGCGCAAATACATATCTTGAAAATACTAAGACACCGTAGGATAGCACAAAATAGTTCCAAGCTATTAATCCAAGTCCCAATATCCATTCAATGATAGGATTTGATGATAATGCAATTGAGACTGTCCAGAAATTATATACGGCAGATGGATATGCATTTAAATTGAAATAATAGCCCGCAATCAAGTCCATTTCCAAAAATGCTAATGTCACGAAAATACCAGTTATCAATAATGATAGGAATACGTTATATCTAGAAACCTTATCTCCCTTAAATTCTGAAGCTACTGCGGGTCCCGCATTCATCCAAGGATATGTGTAGAGAGCAAATAAAGGCATCAATAAGAATGTAGCAGTAAGTGAAATTGAATATGGTAATGGTGTTTTAGGTAAGTTAGAAGGAACGCTAACATTAAACTCTTTTAATAAAGGAAGAACTGATGAGTTAAAGTGACTTGCGCCGATTGCAATTATAATCATAGAAAGAACAACT
The nucleotide sequence above comes from Sulfolobus tengchongensis. Encoded proteins:
- a CDS encoding IS5/IS1182 family transposase encodes the protein MSSKDLFLLQIKPLIENDLRDVIEKTFSSMKTQRYKTILYFKLLIIMIVYTTSYRELIGLANAIIQHFLGVEKIPSKSAIHWFTKQNLEKANKLLIHIKLNDRLEENQLPTHNLIAKEKFRENVDIIDSFIMELPHGVKSKETQVEKLVLDLKEIVPERDVFETLMSLDEERRSKLLSRFKGSLSSRRFEGDWGKKRGYSWFGGKVFVVVSSRSLMVFVTRASVPDSGVPFSPGSLTLANRGFCNRGLLCRVSGGFGVLRGGVEFFGVYFFEHFRAVRLGFWGFLLI
- a CDS encoding MBL fold metallo-hydrolase — encoded protein: MPTVKLTKDVSIITGSPNTMVYDNRVVIDLGGKNSSLDIKAEIQLATHGHADHIAGLLRKDAKIRYLPIEDYWALTLMGRRAMIYECSSRESEIFTFDYVKENLESLDNNVRDSEIEIIKLTGHTPGHSGYIVGNVLYAGDAFFGDKLLESFSVPFYTDFWAAMETLDKIKELMKTVDNVVISHGPVYTNKNKMMALLDNNIQYAEKLTKKILDILSINEATVEEIVVRLKQDITPTNVLLNSITIRSILLGLDSVEYNVTQKGLVFKKKVH
- a CDS encoding PTO1314 family radical SAM protein, whose product is MSTLKPMLLGNLKRALLGLGVRKLPLIAGHKLLYTCNLRCRMCPFWRRKDEKLLSLEEEILMLKSLERAGVLFMGFEGGEPLLRKDLEQILEESYKRFYTSLVTNGWLLKDRVKRISEYLDYLFVSIDGIGEVHDKIRGISGSFEKAIEGIKEAKKYLPVSISFTITRENMDQVKDVIELSKKLDVKISIQVEYDYTTAEKLSPDKKRLYQVLKLIIELKKRGYPIIESVDYFEAIINSWYNNIPWKCKPWLTINVDPQGKIVLPCYVLNEYSGNYKVWEVDIVKLWNSYPWSEYESCNKCALACYLEPSLFKWSNSEMVKEKIIENIGNYIYNAMPIKFLLGGK
- a CDS encoding ADP-ribose-binding protein, which translates into the protein MYKLKNGLEVHVIKGDITEIEADAIVNAANSYLQHGGGVAYAIVKKGGYVIQKESDEYVKKYGPVPVGDVAVTTAGKLKAKYIIHAVGPRYGVETDDKLESAIRRSLEKADELNLSSIALPAISTGIYGYPYETCAIIMAKVLNSYRPKTLGKVLVVLYSDEAYEVFKNTFDNFLKTEGEKIDS
- a CDS encoding precorrin-8X methylmutase — translated: MDKLSNTAIILIGHGSRRETYNADIESMINYLKGNIGIPIYLTYNEFSNPDWRFLLNEIVNKGYEKIVIGLVFLGRGNHVFRDILEYVKITRLNKWERTKINGKEVDLYITEPLASSPLVMLSLYYRLARALGIFPSLDNTIEDPYEIEERSMNSILSSLNINDEREKRIIAKAVFASGNPEIVKYIKINNLDIGIEAIKAESEIVTDVKMVSAGIRWKKVTCMIDNERVKELSNKFKITRAAAAMRLSLDKGGKVVVVGNAPTALIEAIKMVREGIDIPFIVATPPGFTNAKEAKEALIKSKIPSVTVTGTYGGSGIAVAIINEIIKMALEG
- a CDS encoding precorrin-3B C(17)-methyltransferase, producing the protein MGKLYIVGIGPGSKEQRTIKAQKILEDSNVIIGYNTYLRLISDVLNDKKEIIGARMREEIFRANTAIEKALDSKNTVALVSSGDPQVYGMAGLVFDLIARRNLDLDVEVIPGVTAALAAAARLGSPLSLDFVVISLSDLLIPRDEILHKVTKAAEADFVIAFYNLINERLLVEAMDIVSKYRKPDTPVGLVKSAYRDNESIVITTLSSWKEHMEEISMTTTMIIGNSLTYRYKNYMITPRGYERKYEL
- the cbiD gene encoding cobalt-precorrin-5B (C(1))-methyltransferase CbiD, with protein sequence MIINSLKRFGITTGAAAAAASKAAVIGLLNNERPKTVVIPTPIGLRLEIPVEKVEIHETVSCSEVRKFSGDNPDILDGLVIRSCVKLRDDNEIIIIGGKGVGKVTRSGLKGTIGDTAISPTVRDMIVNAIREISDKGFQVVIEVPNGEIIAEKTLNKLVGIVDGISILGTTGIETPVSDEDYLEHIKCELNVIRQNYDYVVISPGNLASNFASRLFDSNSIIKVGDRIGESIKLASVFFKRIVLAGLPAKLLKVYAGIFNTHYTQGDARIESLTHASVIAGLPYEILVKIANSLSVEEAFTYMTKEQRKKVMSIVGEKIQSRIKNLQQDINFCVIIFDYDGEILSRVGC